Within Synechococcus sp. NB0720_010, the genomic segment AGGATTTCCGCCAGCATCCGCGAGCGGTAGGCGTTCTCTTTGTCCGTGCTGAGCTTGCCCAGCAGCGCCCCCTTCAGGGCTCCCTTGGGATCTTTGGCCTTGGGGCCCGCGGCTTCGAGTTGCTCCAGCGCGGCATAGATCCCATCGAGGTCGCCGTAGGCCTGCAGCAGGTTGATGGCGGTCTTGGGACCGACGCCTTTGACCCCCGGGATGTTGTCGCTGCTGTCGCCCGTGAGTGCCTTGAGGTCCACGACCTCTTCGGGGGTGACCCCCAACTTGGCCACAACACCATCGCGGCGAATCTCGAGCGGTCCGCTGCTCTTGGCATAGGGCCCACCCCCCATATAGAGGACAGCGATGTCGCGCTCGTCGTCCACCAGCTGGAAGAGGTCACGGTCACCCGAGAGGATGCGCACCCGCCAGCCATCGTTGGCGGCTCGATTGGCCAGGGTCCCCAGGACATCGTCGGCTTCGTAGCCGGGAGCCATGCAGAGGGGAATGTCGAGGGACTGCTCGAGGATCTGCTGCAGGTTGCCCAGATCCTGGAAGAAGTGTTCTGGCGCTACGTCACGATGGGCTTTGTAGGCCTCGTCAGCTTCATGGCGGAAGGTGGGTTCAGCCGTGTCAAAGGCGATGACCACCCCCTGGGGGGCCAGGCCTTTGCAGTTGTCCAGCAGGGCCTTGAGAAAGCCATAGGTGACCGAGGTGGGAATGCCCTCTTTGGTGCTCAGTCCCCCCTCGCCCCCTTTGCTGAAGGCGTAGAAGCTGCGGAAGGCCAGGGAGTGGCCATCCACCAGCAGCAACAGGGGTTTGAGGGTGGTGCCGCCGGTCAAAACGCCCTGGAGATCAAGTGGGCCCAGCCTGGCAGAACGGGCCGGGCTGCTTTGAGTTCCTGCGGCCGTTATCGCTGGTGGCTCGAGCGGCAGTGGCAGCCGCAGGCCCCGCGGTTGCTGTTCGTCGGGCTGAATCCTTCCCGCGCCACGGCCGAACGTGATGATCCGACCCTGCGGCGCTTGATCGCGTTTGCCCAGGCCTGGGGCTACGGATCGCTGGAGGTGCTGAACCTGTTCGCCCGCATCTCGGCCAGTCCGGCGGTGCTGCGGCGCAGCGCCGATCCGATCGGCCCGCAGACCGACCAGTGGTTGCGGCGGCGCTTGGGCGTCCTGGCGGACGCGCCCGGGGCCGCGGTCTGGCTGGGCTGGGGCAACGGCGGCCGCTGGAGGGACCGGGACCAAGCGGTGTTGCGCCTCTTGCGGCAGCAGGGTGTGCCGCTGCTGGCCCTCGGGCTGACCGCGAGTGGCCAGCCCCGGCATCCGCTCTATGCCGCCAAGGCTGCGCAGCCGCTGCGTTTGACCCATTCTGGGGAAGAGCTTCGGCCTGGTTGAGCGCCTCGATGACCCGCACCCCCAGCCGCTATGCGATCCATCTGCTGCTCTCCGGGGGGCATGAGCAGGTGGTGCACTTCCCCAGCCTCGATGCGTTCCAGCAGTGGTACGGCACGGTCCTGAACGCCGGCCCGGCCGATGCCTTCATCAACGTGCCGATCACGGAGTTGCCCGATGAGTACCTGGTGGTGCGCCCCAGCGCCGTGAAGGGGATCCGAGTGGAGCCGGTCTTCGGTGCCCTCGATGACGATGACTTCTGAGCTGATCTGGGGCTTTTCGTTTTTTGCCGGTGCCCTGGCCCAGCTGATCGCACGCCTGAGTGGCTGGCCTTCGGTGGTGCTGCTGCTGGCGTCGGGGCTGCTGATCGGTGATGCCGGACTGGATTGGGTGCAGCCCGAGCGCCTGGGGGGAGGGCTGGAGTCCTTGGTGGGCTTGCTGGTGAGCTTGGTGCTCTTTGACGGTGGCCTGAATTTGCGTCTGGCTGGCCGCGACCTGCAGCGCACGGTGCTGCAGTTGGTGCTTACCCGTGGTCTGCTCGGGCTGGTGGGCGGAGCCCTGCTGGCCCATGAGCTGGCGGGGTTGTCCTGGCCCTTGGCCTGGGTGTTTGGGGCCATCGCCCTGGGGACAGGGCCCACGGTGATCACGCCCTTGGTGCAGCAGATGCGTCTGGTGCCGCGCCTTTCGGCGGTGCTCGAGGCTGAAGGCCTGATCCTGGAGCCGGTGGGGGCCGTGCTGGCCTTGCTGCTGCTGCAGTTGGCCCTGGGTGATTTGTCCCAGTGGGATCAGGTCCTGCCGCTGTTGCTGCTGCGCCTGGGCGGTGGGGTGTTGATGGGTGGTTGTTGCGGCTGGCTGCTGGTCCTGGTGCTGCAGCGTCTGCCGAGTGAGGCCGAGGGACTCCGGTTGCAACTGAGCTTGGGGGTGCTGTTTTTGTTGGTGAGTGGCACCCAGGTGCTCTTGCCGGAGGCGGGGCTCCCGGCGGCGGTGTCGGCGGGGATCGTGGTCGGCCTGCGGCTCAAGGACGAAGCGAGCAACCTCGATGACCTGATTGCCCACCTGGCGCAGCTGGCGATCACGGTGCTCTTTCCCCTCTTGGCCGCGGATCTCTCCTGGGCTGAGCTCTCGCCCTTGGGCTGGGGTGGTGTCAGCTGTGTGGCCGCCCTGATGCTGTATCGCTGGCTGGTGGTTCAGGCCGGTTCGCTGGGCCTGCCGGGATTGAGTTGGGGCGACAAGTTGATGCTCAGCTGGGTGGCGCCACGGGGAATCGTGACGGCGGCCGTGGCCAGCTTGTTTGCCCTGAAATTGAGCGCCGCCGGGGTGAGTGGCGGCGGTGCGCTGAAGGGCCTGGTGTTCCTGACGATCTTGATCACCGTGGCGGTGCAGGGGCTGTCCGCTCCCCTGCTGGCACGGCGCTTGGGGCTTGTGGAGAGCGACCTAGAGGCTGCGCTCGATGCGAGCCCTGGCCTCGCCACTGGGCTGGAGCAGCAACCAGGTGGTGAGCAGGTCGGGACCTTGAAGGCTGCCGAGTAGGGCGGCCCGCAGGGTCTTCATCAGGACGCCTTTCTTGACGCCGGCATCGGCCACGGCCTTGCCCAGCAGTTCTTGGGCGGTCTCGGCTGTCAAAGCGCCCTCGGGCAGATGCTCGAGCAGGGCCTTCAGGGCCGGTCGGGCACCGTCAAGCTCGAGTTGCTTGAGGGCGGCCTCGCTGAGTTCGGGGCGCTCAAAGAAGGGACGGGCCTGCTCGATGCCGTCCTTGAGGGTGACCAACGAGGGACCGAGCAGGGCGCAGAGTTCCTGGAGCCAGCTGGCGTCGCTGTGGCTCCAGCCCAGGGCCTTCCATTGGGGCTCGAGTTCAGCCAGAAGTTGCTCGGGGCTGCGCTCGTGGAGCACCTGGCTATTGAGCCAGTTGAGCTTGTCCCAGTCGAAGCGGGCTCCAGCTTTGTTGACCCGATCAAAGCCAAAGACCTGGGCCGCGTCGCTCAGGCTGAACCGCTCTTCCATGCCCTCCGGCGGCGACCAGCCCAGCAGGGTCATGTAGTTCGCCAGGGCCTCAGCGGTGTAACCCTGCTCGCGGAAGTCATTGACCGAGGTGACGCCGTCGCGCTTGGAGAGCTTCTTCCCTTCCTTGTTCAGGATCAGAGGGGTGTGGGCAAATTCGGGGACGGGTGCACCGAGGGCTGCATAGAGCAGCAGCTGCTTGGCGGTGTTGGCGATGTGGTCTTCGCCGCGGATGACATGGCTGATGGCCATGGCGGCGTCATCCACAACCACCACCAGGTTGTAGAGGGGGTCGCCGATTTGATCGGCCGGAGCACGGCGGGCAATGACCATGTCGCCGCCCAGGTCGCTACCGGACCAGCGCATGGCGCCGCGGACCAGGTCGTTCCAGGTGATGACGGCCTCGTCATCAATGCGAAAGCGGATGGTGGCCTCGCGGCCCTCGGCGATGTAGGCCTGCTCCTGCTCGGGGCTGAGGTCGCGGTGGCGGTTGTCGTAGCGGGGGGCGCGGTTGGCGGCAGCCTGCTGCTCCCGCATTTCAGTGAGCTCTGCTTCGCTGGCATAGCAGCGATAGGCCTTGCCGGAGTCCAGTAGCTGCTGAATGGCGGCGCGATGGGCCTCGATTCGCTCGCTTTGGATCACGGGCTCCGCGTCCCAGTTGATCCCCAGCCACTTCAGCCCTTCAAGGATGTTGGCGGTGTATTCCGGCTTGCTGCGCTCCTTGTCGGTGTCTTCGATCCGCAGCAGGAACTCCCCACCGAGGTGACGGGCGAAGAGCCAGTTGAAGACCGCCGTGCGAGCGGTACCGATATGAAGCGTTCCAGTCGGGCTGGGGGCGAGACGCACACGGACCGCCGCTCCAGTTCCAGTCACTGGCGTTGACCTCAAGGTGGAAACGGGACTGACGGGATTCGAACCCGCAACTTCCGCCGTGACAGGGCGGTGCTCTAACCGGTTGAACTACAGTCCCTTGAGCGCTCTAAGAGCTCTCTCCGTCTGGGATTTCAAGGCCCCAGCCGTGTCGCGTTTGCGACCTCAAAAGTATCCGTTGTCGCCCTGCCCTCCGTCAACACACTCAGGGCCTGAGCCGGCCAACCTTGTGAACTGGCCCTGGTTTTGGGCACAAAAAAACCCGCCAAGGGCGGGCTTGAGATGGTGATGAGCGGAGCTCAGACGATCAGGGGCGGAAGCCGGCGGGTTCGATCAGGCGGACCTGATTGCCACGGGCGGTGAACTCACGGCCTTGGTCGCTCTGGACGACGACACGACCGCCGGATTTGACGCGGATCACCCGGGCACGAACCCAGCCGAGGGCGGCGGATTCCAGAACCTTGACCACATCACCGGGCTGTAGATCCAACTCCATGTCCGGAAACGAGAGACTGCAGGTAGGGGACATCGAACGCGCCGTGGAGGACTTGAACCCCCGACATCAGGTTTTGGAGACCTGCGTTCTACCAACTGAACTAACGGCGCAGGGCCGATGTCCCCTCTTCAAAGACTTCTGCTGAGCAGAGGTCTTCAGTGGCCACTCCTGGGAGAAGTGGCCGATGTGCTGGAGGCGGTGAGCCTCAGCGATCGAAGCGCTGCTTGACGCGAGTGGCTTTGCCCACCCGGTCGCGCAGATAGAAGAGCTTCGCCCGACGCACCTTACCGCGGCGCTCCACCTTGATGGAAGCCACTTGGGGGCTGTGGATCATGAAGACGCGCTCCACGCCGACGCCCTGGAAGATGCGGCGAACGGTGATGGTCTCGTTGAGGCCGCCGTGGCGCTTGGCGATGATCACGCCTTCGAAGGGCTGGATGCGCTCCTTGTTGCCCTCGGTGATGCGCACGCCGATCCGGACGGTGTCGCCGACGTAGATGTCGGGGAGCTCCTTGGGGTTCTTGGCGATCTGCTCGGCCTCAAAGGCCTGCATCAGGGCGTGGGCGCTGAGCTTGCCCACAGTGGCTTTTGCAGCAGCAGGCTTTTCGGCCACAGCTACGGCGGAGTCAGTTGCAGCCTCGGTGCCGGCGGCTTCCTGGGTCTCTTCGTTCTTGATCTCGTCGGTCATGTCCTTGGAATCCGCTGCCATCCCAGCTCCGTTAAAACGCCTGGCCAAACAACCAGTGTACTGGCTCAAGGTGCCCCCGAATTCCGGGGGCGCAGACGCCACAGCCGGCGGATTGCCAGGGTGGTGCCTGTGACCAGCATCCATAGCAGACCGAGCCCGTTGAGCAGCACGTAAATCGGCTCCGCGGTGGTGCCCAGCCATTCCCCTTCGTGCAGCACCATCAGCCAGTGCACCTGGTCCCGGCCGAAGCCTCCCCAATCCTTCAGAAGCCGATAGGCCATTCCGCTGCAGACGGTCAGCAGCAGCGGCAGCACCACCAGCGGAGCGATGGCGGCATGGAGGCGCCGCATCCAGGCCAGGGTTGCTTGCATGCGGCACAGTTCAGGGCTCAGGTTCTAACTTGCAGAGAGCAGGCCTGCACTGGCGCGATGAACCTCTTTGCTGATTTGCTGGCCGCCACCCAGAAAGAACAAGGTCAGGTGCCCCAGTCGGCGGTGACCCAGACCGGCCCCCGGATTCAGAAAAGTCGCCGCGGTGTCGAGGTCAAGAGCGCGCGTGAGATCGAGACGATGCGCCAGGCCAGCCGGATCGTGGCCACGGTCCTGCGGGAGATCATGGAGTTGGCCCAACCGGGCATGACCACAGGGGATTTGGACGCCCACGCGGAGAAGCGCATTCGCGAGATGGGTGCGACGCCCAGCTTCAAGGGCTACCACGGCTTTCCCGCCAGCATTTGCGCCTCGATCAACAACGAGGTGGTCCACGGCATCCCCAGCAACAAGCGGGTGATTAAGGCCGGTGACCTGGTCAAGGTCGACACCGGCGCCTACTTCGACGGCTACCACGGCGATAGCTGCATCAGCCTGTTGGTCGGTGAGGGTGCTTCCCAGGAGGCCCAGGACCTGGCGCGGGTGGCCCAGGAATCACTGATGAAGGGCCTGGCGACGGTCAAGGCGGGCAGCACCCTGCTGGATCTGGCCGGTGCGGTTCAGGACCACGTCGAGGCCAACGGTTTTGCGGTTGTGGAGGACTACACCGGCCATGGCGTGGGCCGCAACCTGCATGAGGAGCCCTCGGTTTTCAACTACCGCACCCGGGAGCTGCCGAACATGAAGCTGCGCCCGGGCATGACCCTCGCGGTGGAGCCGATCCTGAACGCCGGCAGCAAGGTTTGCCGCACCCTGAAGGACCGCTGGACCGTGGTGACCGTTGACGGCAGCCTCTCGGCCCAGTGGGAGCACACCATCGCGGTGACCAGCGACGGCTGCGAGATCCTGACCGACCGCGACTTTTAGGGCCGGCTGCTGACCAGCCGGAAGTAGGCCCAGCGACTGAGGGTCGCAAGGGGCATCAATAGATAAGTCAAGGGGTTTGGTGTGACGATCACCAACCCCAATCCCCAGTGGGTCTGCCGCAGGATTTCCCGGGCGACAAACGCCGCAGACATCAGCCCGATGGGATTGAGGGCGGAGCGAAATGGGCCGAGGACCAGCCGGCGGATTCGGAAGGTCTCAGTGGCCAGGTCCAGGCTCCGCAGGCTCAGCAGTTGGCCCTGCAGCCGTTTGCTGATCTCATAAAGCGGGCTAACCGCCGCTTGGATCTCGGCCTCGGAAGTGTTGATCCAGGCCTCCCGTTTTCGCGTGCCGTCGTCCTGCTGGGCGAAGAGCTCGAGCAACCTCCAGCTGCTGAGGGCATTGACCTCGAGCGATCGCACGATCGCTTCGGGGCTGCGCTCGCCATGGCAGTTCACGCCATGGTTGATCACCAAGATGTCGGCCCGCGCTAGCACGTCGCTCAGGGCCTGCTCCTGGCCCACGCTCCAGCGCACCTGTTCGAGGGGGATGGGGTCACCATTGGCCCGCTCAATGCGTAGCGGTCGATCGCTGCTGGTCAGGGCGATCAGCAGCGCTCCCTCCGCGTCGAGCTGCTGCAACAGGGCTTGGCCCAGGCTGCCGCTGGCTCCAGTGAGGGCAACGGTGCGTCCTTGAAAGCGCGGCAGTCCCATGCAGCGGTGGGCGATGGCCTCAGCTTGCGCCATCCTCGGTGCAGAGGACGGTGCTTGGCATGTCGGCGGGGCTGGTGGCCTTGTTCGCTCCCTATTGCCAGGGGAGCGCGCGCCCGGCGGAATTGGAGCGTGCCCTGGAGACCTTGGCCCGTGGCTCCTGCTCTGGGGTGCGTCAGCTCAAGCCCGCTGGGCAGCGGCCCTTTGAGCTGCGCTGGCGTGCGGGGGTGGCCCCTTCGGAGCCGGCGCAGTTGGAGTTGGTGGTGGAGGCGGACCCGACCCGTCCGTCGCCGGCACTGCCTGGGGCGAGCTACGCCTGTTCGGTGGCCACCTCTCAGCTGGTGCTCTGGCTGATGGATTGCAGGGAGCAGGACGGTTCGATGGATCTGCCTGAGAGCTTCTGGCAATGGTTGTTGCTTGGACTCGATCCGCCCCCCGGCACCCCTTAGATTCGATTGAACAACTGGGTTGACATGGGCCAGGGCAACGCGGCGAATCACGCTTGTTCCCCCGCCCTGCTGATCGGTTCCTGTGCGCCCTTCAGTGGCAAATCGGCGGTGGTGCTGGGCTTGGCCCGCCAGCTGCTGCAGCGTGGAGTGAGCGTTCGGCTGGGCAAACCCCTGGCCGATAGCGCTGAGGGCTCAGACCCGCTGATCGACGATGACGTGCGCTTCGTCGGCCAGATCCTGGGACTCAAGGATGACCAGCTGGTCCCTTCGGTTCATCTCAAGGACGCCGAAGCAGCTCGGGCGCGTCTGCTGGATGGCAACCTCCAGCCAGGGGCTGGATTCCAGCGGCTGCAGCAGCAACTGCAGTCTTCGAGCGAGGGGCTGACCTTGATGGAGGCCTCAGGAAGCCTCAACGATGGCCGTCTCTATGGACTGAGCCTGGCCCAGGTGGCCGAGGGCTTGCAGGCGCCAGTGCTGCTCGTCCACGCCTGGGACGACAGCAGCAGCGTTGAGCCCCTGCTCGCCGCGCGCGATCAACTGGGTGAGCTGCTGGCTGGGGTGGTGCTCAATGGAGTGCCCCCCGCCCAGGTGACGGCCCTGCGCGCTGATGTGGTCCCCGCCCTCGAGCGGCTTGGCCTGCCGGTGCTGGGGGTGATGCCCCGCTCGCCGCTGCTGCGCAGCGTCACCGTCGAGGAATTGGCTCGCCGCCTCGATGCCCGGACCCTGTGTTGCCCTGAGCGCCACGATCTTCTGGTCGAGACCCTGTCCATTGGTGCGATGAACGTGAACTCCGCCATGGAGTTCTTCCGTCGCCGCCGCAACATGGCTGTGGTCACGGGTGCGGACCGTACCGATATTCAATTGGCTGCGCTGGAGGCCTCGACCCAGTGCTTGATCCTCACGGGTGCGGGTGAACCGTTGCCCCAGTTGATCTCCAGGGCTGAAGAACTTGAGGTTCCCTTGCTGAAGGTCGACCACGACACCTTGACGACCGTTGGGGTGATCGAAAACGCCTTCGGTCAGGTCCGACTGCATGAATCGGTGAAGGCCACCTATGCCTTCCGCCTTGTGGAAGAGCATTGCGATTTTGAGCGGCTTTTCAGTCGCCTACGGCTGCCAGTCCCTGCGTAATCACTGCTAGTTTCGAAACGTCAGCTGGTGTTATGCGTTGACCCGGTCTCTTGATTTGCCGGCCCTCGACCGGATTGACACCCTGGCTCAAGAGCTGGCGATGCTCCAGGACCGGAGTAAGCGTCGCATTGCCATTCTCGGCAGCCGCCATGTGCCGGTGGTTTCGGTCCACCTGGTGGAGTTGGTGGCCCGCTCCCTGGCCCAGGAGGGGCACAGCTTGATTACTTCGGGCTCCCAGGGCGTGAATGCCGCTGTGATTCGCGGTGTCCTGGAGATCGACCCGTCACGGTTGACGGTGCTGCTGCCGCAAAGCCTGGATAGACAACCCCGGGAATCCCGCGAGCAGCTCGATCGGGTTCTGCACCTGGTCGAGAAACCTGAGAACGACGAACTGCCGTTGCCGATGGCCAGCAGCCTCTGCAACCAGGAGATCATTCGCCGCTGCGATCAGCTGATTTGCTTTGCCTTCCACGACAGCGAGACCCTGCTGGCCAGCTGCCGAACCGCAGAAGACATGGGCAAGGTGGTCAGCCTGATGTTCTTCGACTGACCCACCTGCTCAGTTAGCCGCGGCAATGACGGCCTGCAGTCCCTCCCAATAGAGAAGACCGGCGCAGGTCATGGCACCGGCCCAGCAGAGGGAGCGAACGGGCGGAAGGTTGGCGACGTAGGCGGCGATGTAGCCCAGCCGTAGGGCGGGATAGATCCAAGCGGCGGCGATGGCCACCGGCGAGCTGACGCCGGCCATCAGACAAATCAGCGCGGCGGGGGCGTAGAGGGTGAAGGCCTCAAAGCTGTTGAGGTGCGCCCAGTTGGCCCGCTTGCCCCAGTCCGGCAGCCGCTCGGCCATGGCCCGGGGGGCGGCCAGGTCGCTCAGTTGGAAGTCGGCCTTGGAGCGGGCCGCGCCGAGGGGCACCAGGCTGGAGACCACAACACCGGCGCTGAGGAAGAGCGACCAGGCAAAGGCGGGATGCATCGGGGCCAACGGGCTTGGGTTGCCTCCTTTTCTAGGCTGAGACTGGTTCACCCCGCGCGACCGCATGGCCTCCAGCTACTCCTTCGACGTCGTCTCCGATTTCGATTGGCAGGAATTGGTGAACACCCTGGACCAGGTGCGCCGCGACGTCTCGACCCGCTACGACCTCAAGGATTCGGGCACCGAAGTGGACCTGGAGGAGACCAGCCTGACGATCACGACCGCAAGCGATATGACGCTGCAGGCGGTTGAGGATGTGCTGCGTCAGAAGGCGACCAAGCGCAACCTCTCGCTCAAGATCTTCGACTTCCAAACCCCTGAGCCCGTCGGCGGCAACAAGGTCAAGCAGGTGGTCAAATTGCGCAAAGGGCTCAGTCAGGAGCTGGCGAAAAAGCTCAGCAAAACCATTCGCGACGAGCTCAAGAAAGTCACTGTCGCCATTCAGGGTGATGCCCTGCGGGTGACCGGCAAAAGCAAAGATGACCTTCAGGCGGTGATTCAGCTGCTGAAGGACCAGGACGTCGAAGTGCCCCTGCAGTTCCAGAACTACCGCTGAGTGCTGGTTAGCAAAGGAGTCGAATTTCTGGCCAGCGCTGCTTCATGGCCCGCAGTGGTTCCTGGAATCGTTCAAGCAGTGGTGTGACCTGAGGCCGTTCCGCGAACCCACGCTTGAGTACAAGCGCATCGCCGGACTCCAACGGCAGGCTGAGCGGCAGTTTGACCATGCTTCCTCCCAGCAGCTCCAGACTCATGGCGGTGGCATAGCCAATGGTCAGCTCTGTTTCGCTGCGACCCTCCCATTTCTTGAAGTCGTAGCGCTGCATCCGCATCGGAGAAGACCAGAGGCCAATGTTCTTAAGCGCCGCCTCCACTTGCGGATAGGCCCCTTCTGGCAGGGCCAGGCTGGGGTAAGCCGTGAGGTCCTCAAACGTCAACGCCCCCTGTCGCAGCAGTGGATGGCTGGGGGTCACCACGCAATGCACCGGCATGGCAGAAAGAGGCAGGCTGATGAACTCGGGGTCGTGAGCTGCCGGTGCGTCTGGCATGGGGCCCACCCATGCATCAACGATCCCCAGGCGCAGCAACTCCAGGTTGCGGGGTACGCCGACGATGTCGCAAAGCCCGACCATCCAGCCCGCTGGGGGCGGATCAGTGATCAGCGGCCGCCACCAGTAGGAGGCCTCGAGTCGGAGAGGGGCTAGCCCCTTCCAACGGGCCATTTGATGCACGCTGCGCTCGGCATTCAGCAAGAAGGCATCGCTTAAGAGATCCCATTCCCCATCGATTTTCTGGCTGCAGACCCCAAAGATGGTCTGCGCCTGTTTGGCGCGGCGCGAGACGCTCGATTGACTGAGGGCCAGCTTTTCGGCGGCTGCCTCTCCGGTCCTGAGCCAGAGCAGTCCGTCCAGTGCCGCCAAGGTTTCCAGATCGACCATGGGCGAGCGGCTAGCTAGGCGTTTTTAAAATTCTCGTGGATTGTGTTTCCCGTCAGCCCATGACCCGCTCAGGCTGGCGTTTTTGGATCGATCGGGGCGGAACCTTCACCGATGTGGTGGCCTGCAGGCCGGATGGGGAGCTGGAGGTCTTCAAGGTGCTCTCGGAGCAACCCGACCATCCGGGGGATCCGGCGGTTCGGGTCATTCGTCAGTGCCTGGGACTGGGGACGGAGCAGCCAGTCATTCCTCCGGGGCTCGTGGCCGAGGTGCGGCTGGGGACCACGGTGGCCACGAATGCCTTTTTGGAGCGAGGCGGTGCGCGCACCCTGTTGCTGATCAACCGGGGATTCGCTGATCTGCTGACGATTGGAGATCAGCATCGGCCTGATCTCTTCGCCTTGGCCATTCACCGTCCGCAGCCGTTGCAGGGCCGGGTGATTGAGGTTCAGGGCCGCTTAGCGGCTGATGGCCAGGAGCTTGAGCCCCTGCTGTTGGATCAGGAACTGCGGGCTGCCGTTCAGGCGGCGAAGGAGGACGGCTACAGCAGTGTTGCCGTGGCCCTGCTGCATAGCACCACCAATGGGAGCCATGAGCAGCAACTTGGCTCCTGGTTGGAGCCATTCGGCTTTGAGCAGATCGCGCTCTCCCATCAGGTCAGTCCCCTGCCGCGCCTGGTGCCGCGGGGGCAGACCACGGTGCTGGAGGCGTCTGTGGGTCCGGTGCTGCAGGGTTATCTGCAGCAGGTGCAAGAGGCCCTGGGCCGCCATGTGCCGCTGCGGGTGATGCAGTCCAGTGGTGTCTTGGCTGCCCCAGCAGCGCTGCGCGCCAAGGACACGATCCTGTCGGGGCCGGCCGGGGGGCTCGTCGGTGCGGTGCGCACGGCGGCGGAGGCGGGCTTTGGCCGCATCGTCGGTTTTGACATGGGCGGAACGTCGACGGACGTTTGCTACTGCGATGGGCACTGGCCCCGCTTGGAGCAGGTGGAGCTCGAGGGGCTGTCGATTCAGGCGCCGATGCTGGCGATTCACACCGTGGCCGCCGGCGGTGGATCGCGCCTCCAGTTCGATGGTGTGCGCCTGCGGGTCGGTCCCGAGTCGGCGGGGGCGGATCCCGGTCCGGCTTGCTATCGCCGCGGTGGGCCCCTGACCATCACCGACGCCAATCTGTTGCTCGGGCGGCTGCAGAGCGAGCAGTTCCCCGCGGTGTTCGGCCCCAAGGCTGATCAACCGTTGGATGGGAGTGTTGTGCGGTCGCAGTTCGACGCCCTTGGCGAGCGCTTGGGCTGCTCCGCCGAGGCGGCGGCCGAGGGGGCTCTGGACTTGGCCTTGGAGCGGATGGCCGAGGCGATTCGCCGCATCTCGATCCAGCAGGGCCATGACGTGCGTGAAGCCGTGCTCTGCTGCTTCGGTGGGGCTGGCGGCCAACACGCCTGTGCCCTGGCGGAGCGGCTGGGGATGCAGCAGGTGCTTCTGCATCCCTTCGCTGGTGTGCTGTCGGCCTACGGCATTGGCCTGGCGGATGAGGGGCAGGTGTGGGAAAAGTCCTGGGGGCGTCCGCTCTCAGCAGGCGGCTTGGCTGCACTGGAGGCGATCACGGCTGAACGGATCCGTGCCGTTCCCGCGTCTCCCCAGCTGCAGCGGACCCTTCAGTTGCGCTTGCCAGGCCGGGACCAGTGCCTAGCGGTGCCTTGGCCCCAGCCCTGCCCCGGACCTGAGCGGCTGCGGCAGCAGTTCATCGCCCAGTTCCAGCAGCGCTACGGCTACCTCCCCAGCGGCGACCGGCCCGAGATCGTCGTCGATCGCCTCAGCCTGGAGTTCAGCTGGCCCGGTGCCATGGCTCGCCCCCGCTCCAGCTATGCCGTCGCAGCCGAACCCCAAGGGCCCGGGAGCATCTCGGTCTTCCTGGATGGCGCCTGGAGGTCCGCCGCCCTCTGGCAGCGCGCCCAGATCGCCCCGGGTCAGTGCATTGAGGGTCCGGCCTTGATCTGCGAGGCCACAGGCACCAACCTGCTTCCCGCGTCCTGGCGTGCTCGCTGCCTGCCT encodes:
- a CDS encoding DUF1643 domain-containing protein — its product is MAIHQQQQGFEGGAAGQNALEIKWAQPGRTGRAALSSCGRYRWWLERQWQPQAPRLLFVGLNPSRATAERDDPTLRRLIAFAQAWGYGSLEVLNLFARISASPAVLRRSADPIGPQTDQWLRRRLGVLADAPGAAVWLGWGNGGRWRDRDQAVLRLLRQQGVPLLALGLTASGQPRHPLYAAKAAQPLRLTHSGEELRPG
- a CDS encoding cation:proton antiporter, whose protein sequence is MTSELIWGFSFFAGALAQLIARLSGWPSVVLLLASGLLIGDAGLDWVQPERLGGGLESLVGLLVSLVLFDGGLNLRLAGRDLQRTVLQLVLTRGLLGLVGGALLAHELAGLSWPLAWVFGAIALGTGPTVITPLVQQMRLVPRLSAVLEAEGLILEPVGAVLALLLLQLALGDLSQWDQVLPLLLLRLGGGVLMGGCCGWLLVLVLQRLPSEAEGLRLQLSLGVLFLLVSGTQVLLPEAGLPAAVSAGIVVGLRLKDEASNLDDLIAHLAQLAITVLFPLLAADLSWAELSPLGWGGVSCVAALMLYRWLVVQAGSLGLPGLSWGDKLMLSWVAPRGIVTAAVASLFALKLSAAGVSGGGALKGLVFLTILITVAVQGLSAPLLARRLGLVESDLEAALDASPGLATGLEQQPGGEQVGTLKAAE
- the map gene encoding type I methionyl aminopeptidase, whose translation is MNLFADLLAATQKEQGQVPQSAVTQTGPRIQKSRRGVEVKSAREIETMRQASRIVATVLREIMELAQPGMTTGDLDAHAEKRIREMGATPSFKGYHGFPASICASINNEVVHGIPSNKRVIKAGDLVKVDTGAYFDGYHGDSCISLLVGEGASQEAQDLARVAQESLMKGLATVKAGSTLLDLAGAVQDHVEANGFAVVEDYTGHGVGRNLHEEPSVFNYRTRELPNMKLRPGMTLAVEPILNAGSKVCRTLKDRWTVVTVDGSLSAQWEHTIAVTSDGCEILTDRDF
- a CDS encoding hyperconserved protein Hcp, producing the protein MELDLQPGDVVKVLESAALGWVRARVIRVKSGGRVVVQSDQGREFTARGNQVRLIEPAGFRP
- the rplS gene encoding 50S ribosomal protein L19; translated protein: MAADSKDMTDEIKNEETQEAAGTEAATDSAVAVAEKPAAAKATVGKLSAHALMQAFEAEQIAKNPKELPDIYVGDTVRIGVRITEGNKERIQPFEGVIIAKRHGGLNETITVRRIFQGVGVERVFMIHSPQVASIKVERRGKVRRAKLFYLRDRVGKATRVKQRFDR
- a CDS encoding NAD-dependent epimerase/dehydratase family protein — protein: MAQAEAIAHRCMGLPRFQGRTVALTGASGSLGQALLQQLDAEGALLIALTSSDRPLRIERANGDPIPLEQVRWSVGQEQALSDVLARADILVINHGVNCHGERSPEAIVRSLEVNALSSWRLLELFAQQDDGTRKREAWINTSEAEIQAAVSPLYEISKRLQGQLLSLRSLDLATETFRIRRLVLGPFRSALNPIGLMSAAFVAREILRQTHWGLGLVIVTPNPLTYLLMPLATLSRWAYFRLVSSRP
- the ebsA gene encoding type IV pilus biogenesis protein EbsA, with the translated sequence MALFAPYCQGSARPAELERALETLARGSCSGVRQLKPAGQRPFELRWRAGVAPSEPAQLELVVEADPTRPSPALPGASYACSVATSQLVLWLMDCREQDGSMDLPESFWQWLLLGLDPPPGTP
- the gltX gene encoding glutamate--tRNA ligase, with the translated sequence MTGTGAAVRVRLAPSPTGTLHIGTARTAVFNWLFARHLGGEFLLRIEDTDKERSKPEYTANILEGLKWLGINWDAEPVIQSERIEAHRAAIQQLLDSGKAYRCYASEAELTEMREQQAAANRAPRYDNRHRDLSPEQEQAYIAEGREATIRFRIDDEAVITWNDLVRGAMRWSGSDLGGDMVIARRAPADQIGDPLYNLVVVVDDAAMAISHVIRGEDHIANTAKQLLLYAALGAPVPEFAHTPLILNKEGKKLSKRDGVTSVNDFREQGYTAEALANYMTLLGWSPPEGMEERFSLSDAAQVFGFDRVNKAGARFDWDKLNWLNSQVLHERSPEQLLAELEPQWKALGWSHSDASWLQELCALLGPSLVTLKDGIEQARPFFERPELSEAALKQLELDGARPALKALLEHLPEGALTAETAQELLGKAVADAGVKKGVLMKTLRAALLGSLQGPDLLTTWLLLQPSGEARARIERSL